The proteins below are encoded in one region of Pelagibacterium flavum:
- the gltB gene encoding glutamate synthase large subunit, with amino-acid sequence MGEMDKHLIEAAAALPGTTATKRNAAQGLYDPANEHDACGIGMIANIKNVKSHEVVQKGLEILENLEHRGAVGADPLMGDGAGILVQIPHAFFDKVTDFDLPAAGHYAPIMIFYPNDGLRDRCAELVRRTIATEGLEILGERVVPFDNSALSEGVIATQPIIEQMFVARPEGLDDLDAFERKLLITRKVISNTLYGEIPEVQGDNGFYIVSMSARTIVYKGMFLADQLGKFYPDLHDETFESAIALVHQRFSTNTFPSWKLAHPYRMTIHNGEINTIRGNVNWMAARQASVASPKFGDDITKIWPISYEGQSDTACFDNALEFLVRGGYSLPHAAMMLIPEAWAGNSLMDDERRAFYEYHAALMEPWDGPAAMSLSDGRYVVATLDRNGLRPARYLVTKEGHVVLASESGVLDIPDEDVVERWRLQPGRMLFIDLEEGRIVSDDEIKKALAGKNPYAAWLAKTQIVLEDLPEAEPKAPATTESLLDRLQAFGYSQEDIKILMAPMATTGQEAVGSMGTDTPLSALSDKPKLLYTYFKQNFAQVTNPPIDPIREESVMSLVSFIGPRPNLFDLEGLSTTKRLEVRQPILTNEDLEKIRAIGDMADNQFHTATLDITYDATRGTAGMEAALDALCERAESAVQNGYNIIILSDRLVAANRIAIPALLATAAVHHHLIRKGLRTSSGLVVETGEAREVHHFAVLAGYGAEAINPYLAFEALAALHAEGEFPAEVDADEVIYRYIKSVGKGLLKIMSKMGISTYQSYCGAQIFDAVGLSSEFVKRFFFGTATIIEGVGLPEVAKETLRRHTLAFSDDAVLRKSLEVGGEYAYRMRGEAHAWGPNTIADLQHAVRLKGDTPESAQERYDAFARAANGENAEHLSIRSLFEIKPLGEPIDLSEVEPAEAIVRRFATGAMSFGSISREAHTTLAVAMNKLGGKSNTGEGGEDPERFKPLPDGAMNPQRSAIKQIASGRFGVTTEYLVNADMLQIKVAQGAKPGEGGQLPGHKVDWVIAKTRHSTPGVALISPPPHHDIYSIEDLAQLIYDLKNVNPEADVSVKLVSEVGVGTVAAGVAKARADHITISGYDGGTGASPLTSLKHAGGPWEIGLAETHQTLVLNRLRSRVALQVDGGFRTGRDVLIGALLGADEYGFATAPLIAAGCIMMRKCHLNTCPVGIATQDPVLRKRFKGTPEHVINYFFFVAEELRKLLAKMGARTLNDVIGRSDLLAQTRLDNHWKAKGLDFAKLFYKPDPVGGDSIRHTEFQNHHLEAVLDRELIARARNAIDTKEPTQFEMPIRSLNRSAGAMLSGEVAKAHGHKGLADDTISVTFRGTAGQSFGAFLAKGISFDLVGDANDYVGKGLSGGRIVIRPSEKSQIVPEESMIVGNTVLYGAIAGECYFRGVAGERFAVRNSGAIAVVEGTGDHGCEYMTGGVVVVIGKTGRNFAAGMSGGVAYVLDEEETFRSRCNLAMVDLEPVSEEEELMRKIHHHGGDLEWHGRVDVSGDMTKHDDERLFQLISNHLHYTGSSRAKLILDNWDQYRPKFVKVMPVEYRRAMQEMEDLRTGRSRPTAAE; translated from the coding sequence ATGGGCGAAATGGACAAGCATTTGATCGAGGCGGCTGCGGCACTTCCGGGCACCACTGCGACCAAACGCAATGCCGCTCAGGGTCTGTACGATCCGGCCAATGAGCATGATGCCTGCGGCATCGGCATGATTGCCAACATCAAGAACGTCAAGAGCCACGAAGTGGTGCAGAAGGGCCTCGAAATCCTCGAGAACCTCGAACACCGCGGCGCGGTCGGCGCCGACCCCCTCATGGGCGACGGCGCGGGCATTCTCGTCCAGATCCCGCACGCCTTTTTCGACAAGGTTACAGATTTCGATCTACCCGCAGCCGGTCACTACGCGCCGATCATGATCTTTTACCCTAATGACGGGTTGCGTGATCGCTGCGCCGAACTGGTCCGCAGGACGATTGCCACAGAAGGTCTCGAAATCCTGGGCGAGCGTGTCGTTCCGTTCGACAATTCAGCGCTGTCCGAAGGCGTCATCGCCACCCAGCCGATCATCGAGCAGATGTTTGTTGCTCGCCCCGAAGGGCTCGACGATCTCGACGCCTTCGAGCGCAAGCTTCTGATCACCCGCAAGGTGATCTCCAACACGCTCTATGGCGAAATTCCCGAGGTTCAGGGCGATAACGGCTTTTACATCGTTTCGATGTCGGCTCGCACCATTGTGTATAAGGGCATGTTCCTGGCCGACCAGCTCGGCAAGTTCTATCCCGACCTGCACGATGAGACCTTCGAGAGTGCCATCGCGTTGGTTCACCAGCGCTTTTCGACCAACACCTTCCCGTCCTGGAAGCTGGCTCATCCCTACCGGATGACCATCCACAACGGGGAAATCAACACCATCCGCGGCAACGTCAACTGGATGGCGGCGCGGCAAGCGTCCGTTGCTTCCCCCAAGTTCGGCGACGACATCACCAAGATCTGGCCGATCTCCTATGAGGGCCAGTCCGATACCGCCTGCTTCGACAACGCGCTCGAATTCCTCGTGCGCGGCGGCTATTCCCTGCCCCACGCCGCCATGATGCTGATCCCGGAAGCCTGGGCCGGCAATTCACTGATGGATGACGAGCGCCGCGCCTTTTACGAATACCACGCAGCGCTCATGGAGCCCTGGGACGGTCCCGCCGCCATGTCGCTCTCGGATGGGCGCTATGTAGTGGCCACCCTCGACCGCAACGGCCTGCGTCCGGCGCGCTACCTTGTGACCAAGGAAGGCCACGTCGTGCTCGCCTCGGAATCGGGCGTCCTCGATATCCCCGACGAGGATGTGGTTGAGCGCTGGCGCCTGCAGCCGGGCCGCATGCTGTTCATCGATCTCGAAGAGGGCCGCATCGTTTCCGACGATGAGATCAAGAAGGCACTGGCTGGCAAGAACCCCTACGCGGCATGGCTCGCCAAGACCCAGATCGTGCTCGAGGACCTTCCTGAAGCCGAACCCAAGGCCCCTGCGACCACCGAGAGCCTTCTCGACCGTTTGCAGGCCTTCGGCTACAGCCAGGAAGACATAAAGATCCTGATGGCTCCCATGGCGACTACGGGTCAGGAAGCCGTTGGCTCGATGGGCACCGATACGCCGCTCTCGGCGCTCTCGGACAAGCCCAAGCTGCTCTATACTTATTTCAAGCAGAACTTTGCGCAGGTCACCAACCCGCCCATCGATCCGATCCGCGAGGAATCGGTAATGAGTCTGGTGTCTTTTATCGGCCCGCGTCCCAACCTTTTCGACCTTGAGGGTCTTTCGACCACCAAGCGTCTCGAAGTGCGCCAGCCGATCCTGACCAACGAGGATCTCGAAAAGATCCGCGCCATCGGCGATATGGCCGATAACCAGTTCCACACCGCAACCCTCGACATCACCTATGATGCCACGAGGGGCACAGCCGGCATGGAAGCGGCGCTCGACGCCCTGTGTGAACGGGCCGAATCCGCCGTCCAGAACGGGTACAACATCATCATCTTGTCCGATCGCCTGGTCGCGGCCAACCGCATCGCAATTCCCGCGCTGCTGGCGACTGCTGCAGTCCACCATCATCTGATCCGCAAGGGCCTGCGCACATCGTCGGGCCTTGTGGTTGAAACCGGCGAAGCGCGTGAAGTCCATCACTTTGCGGTTCTGGCCGGTTATGGTGCCGAGGCCATCAACCCCTATCTGGCCTTCGAGGCCCTGGCAGCGCTCCATGCCGAGGGAGAGTTCCCCGCCGAGGTCGACGCTGATGAAGTGATCTATCGCTACATCAAGTCGGTGGGTAAGGGCCTATTGAAGATCATGTCCAAGATGGGCATTTCCACTTACCAGTCCTATTGCGGCGCGCAGATCTTCGACGCGGTCGGTCTGTCGAGCGAATTCGTCAAGCGCTTCTTTTTTGGCACCGCCACGATAATTGAAGGTGTTGGCCTCCCCGAGGTGGCCAAGGAAACCCTGCGTCGCCACACGCTCGCCTTCTCCGACGATGCTGTGCTGCGCAAGAGCCTCGAAGTGGGCGGCGAATACGCATATCGCATGCGCGGCGAAGCCCATGCCTGGGGTCCCAATACCATCGCCGATCTTCAGCATGCCGTGCGGCTCAAGGGCGATACGCCCGAAAGCGCCCAGGAACGCTATGATGCTTTCGCCCGCGCGGCCAATGGCGAGAACGCCGAGCATCTCTCGATCCGTTCGCTGTTTGAAATCAAGCCCTTGGGCGAGCCAATCGACCTCTCCGAGGTCGAACCCGCCGAAGCCATCGTGCGCCGCTTTGCCACCGGCGCCATGAGCTTTGGCTCGATCTCGCGCGAAGCGCACACGACGCTCGCGGTAGCCATGAACAAGCTCGGCGGCAAGTCCAACACCGGTGAAGGCGGGGAAGATCCCGAGCGCTTCAAGCCGTTGCCCGACGGCGCCATGAATCCCCAGCGCTCGGCCATCAAGCAGATCGCTTCGGGCCGCTTCGGCGTCACCACCGAATATCTGGTCAATGCCGATATGCTCCAGATCAAGGTCGCCCAGGGCGCCAAGCCCGGCGAAGGCGGTCAGCTCCCCGGCCACAAGGTCGATTGGGTGATCGCCAAGACGCGCCATTCGACCCCGGGCGTCGCTCTGATTTCGCCACCGCCACACCACGATATCTATTCGATCGAGGATTTGGCCCAGCTCATCTACGACCTCAAGAACGTCAACCCAGAAGCGGATGTTTCGGTCAAGCTGGTGTCTGAAGTGGGCGTGGGGACCGTCGCTGCCGGCGTCGCCAAGGCCCGTGCCGACCACATCACCATTTCCGGCTATGACGGCGGCACCGGCGCATCGCCGCTGACCTCGCTCAAGCATGCGGGCGGGCCTTGGGAAATCGGGCTTGCCGAAACCCACCAGACCCTTGTCCTGAACCGCCTTCGCTCGCGCGTGGCGCTGCAGGTCGATGGCGGCTTCCGCACAGGCCGTGACGTCCTGATCGGTGCCCTACTGGGTGCTGACGAATATGGCTTTGCCACCGCACCGCTGATCGCGGCGGGTTGCATCATGATGCGCAAGTGCCACCTCAACACCTGTCCGGTCGGCATCGCCACCCAGGACCCAGTGCTGCGCAAGCGCTTCAAGGGCACGCCCGAGCACGTCATCAACTACTTCTTCTTTGTTGCCGAGGAGCTGCGTAAGCTGCTGGCCAAGATGGGCGCCAGAACGCTCAATGACGTTATCGGCCGCTCCGACCTGCTCGCCCAGACAAGGCTCGACAATCACTGGAAGGCCAAGGGCCTCGATTTCGCAAAGCTGTTTTACAAGCCCGACCCCGTCGGCGGGGATTCGATCCGTCACACCGAATTCCAGAACCATCATCTCGAGGCCGTTCTCGACCGCGAACTGATCGCCAGGGCCCGCAACGCCATCGACACCAAAGAGCCTACCCAGTTCGAAATGCCGATCCGCTCGCTCAACCGTTCGGCCGGCGCCATGCTTTCGGGAGAGGTCGCCAAGGCGCACGGCCACAAGGGGCTGGCTGATGACACCATCTCGGTTACCTTCCGGGGCACGGCTGGCCAGAGCTTTGGCGCGTTCCTCGCCAAGGGTATCAGCTTCGATCTCGTCGGCGATGCGAACGACTATGTCGGCAAGGGCCTGTCGGGCGGTCGCATCGTTATCCGCCCGTCCGAGAAATCGCAGATCGTCCCAGAGGAGTCGATGATCGTGGGCAATACCGTGCTCTATGGCGCTATTGCCGGCGAGTGCTACTTCCGCGGCGTGGCCGGCGAACGTTTCGCCGTGCGCAATTCGGGCGCCATCGCGGTCGTCGAAGGCACTGGCGATCATGGCTGCGAATACATGACCGGCGGTGTCGTCGTCGTCATCGGCAAAACCGGCCGCAACTTCGCCGCCGGCATGTCGGGCGGCGTCGCCTATGTGCTTGACGAGGAAGAAACCTTCCGCTCGCGCTGCAACCTCGCCATGGTCGACCTCGAACCGGTGTCCGAAGAAGAAGAGCTCATGCGCAAGATCCACCACCATGGTGGGGATCTCGAATGGCACGGCCGCGTTGACGTTTCGGGCGACATGACCAAGCATGACGACGAACGCCTGTTCCAGCTCATTTCCAATCACCTCCATTACACAGGCTCGTCGCGCGCCAAGCTGATCCTCGACAATTGGGATCAATACCGTCCCAAATTCGTCAAGGTCATGCCGGTCGAATACCGCCGCGCCATGCAGGAAATGGAAGATTTGCGCACGGGCCGCTCGCGCCCCACAGCAGCAGAATAA
- a CDS encoding Hsp20 family protein — translation MQRLDFSPFYRSTVGFDRLFSRLDNLVAEDAKTYPPYNIERTGEDTYRVTIAVAGFSSGDIAIETKENSLQVKGSRASGADDKREFLHRGIAERAFELRFQLAEHVEVSGASLENGLLHIDLKRELPESKRPRQIEIASAPQTIEDKTVN, via the coding sequence ATGCAACGCCTTGATTTTTCACCCTTTTACCGTTCGACGGTCGGGTTCGACCGCCTGTTTTCCCGCCTCGACAATCTGGTGGCGGAAGATGCAAAAACCTATCCGCCCTACAATATCGAGCGCACCGGTGAGGACACCTACCGCGTAACCATCGCGGTCGCCGGCTTCTCGTCGGGCGACATCGCCATCGAGACCAAGGAAAACAGCCTGCAGGTCAAGGGCTCCCGCGCTTCGGGCGCCGATGACAAGCGCGAATTCCTCCATCGCGGCATTGCCGAACGCGCCTTCGAGCTGCGCTTCCAGCTTGCCGAGCATGTCGAGGTCTCCGGCGCTTCGCTCGAAAACGGTCTGCTGCACATCGATCTCAAGCGCGAGCTTCCCGAATCCAAGCGCCCGCGCCAGATCGAGATCGCCAGCGCACCCCAGACCATCGAAGACAAGACCGTGAACTAA
- a CDS encoding alpha/beta fold hydrolase: MDATPTGHEFVHLETNRIPKGARSGFFSTSDKVRLRYGIFARHGDAARGTIVLVQGRTEFIEKYFETISDFQKRGFAVATFDLRGQGGSDRLIGNRRHGHVENFDDYWTDLHDFHKMIVLPDCPPPYYLVGHSTGGLIGLLAATRDRLMFDRVFLSSPMVSLPGLPFSLKWSSRLVDAARFLGLSTMPVGRREDRAQTEAGFEGNPLTSDRARYMRSVEILKARPDLAIGLPTLGWIGSSLAAMRRANGDDFPSQLKIPAFICAAALDTVVDTSATEALGLRLRAGHHVVIGGARHELFMEADPIREQVFAAFDAFVTEQAS, translated from the coding sequence ATGGACGCGACGCCCACTGGACATGAGTTTGTCCACCTCGAAACCAATCGGATCCCCAAAGGCGCCCGGTCGGGTTTTTTTTCGACCAGCGACAAAGTGCGGCTGCGCTATGGCATTTTCGCCCGGCATGGCGATGCGGCGCGCGGCACGATCGTTCTGGTGCAGGGGCGCACCGAGTTCATCGAGAAATATTTCGAGACCATAAGCGATTTCCAGAAGCGCGGATTTGCCGTCGCCACGTTCGACCTGCGCGGGCAGGGCGGGTCGGACCGGCTGATCGGCAACCGGCGCCATGGGCATGTGGAGAATTTCGACGACTATTGGACCGACCTTCACGATTTTCACAAAATGATCGTCCTGCCCGATTGCCCGCCGCCCTATTATCTGGTCGGGCATTCGACGGGGGGATTAATCGGGCTTTTAGCTGCGACCCGCGACCGGCTGATGTTTGACAGGGTGTTCTTGTCCTCGCCCATGGTCAGCCTGCCCGGGCTGCCCTTTTCACTCAAATGGTCGTCGCGGCTGGTCGATGCGGCACGGTTTTTGGGACTGTCCACGATGCCGGTGGGGCGGCGCGAGGACAGGGCGCAGACCGAAGCGGGGTTTGAGGGCAATCCGCTGACCTCGGACAGGGCGCGCTATATGCGCAGCGTGGAGATATTGAAGGCGCGACCCGATCTGGCCATCGGGCTTCCCACGCTGGGCTGGATCGGATCGTCGCTGGCCGCTATGCGCAGGGCCAATGGGGACGACTTTCCATCGCAGCTCAAGATCCCGGCGTTTATCTGCGCGGCGGCACTCGATACGGTTGTCGATACCAGCGCGACCGAAGCTCTGGGGCTGCGGCTGCGGGCCGGGCATCATGTGGTGATCGGTGGCGCGCGCCACGAGTTGTTCATGGAAGCGGACCCGATCCGCGAACAGGTTTTTGCGGCGTTTGATGCGTTCGTGACCGAGCAGGCGAGTTAG
- the hisN gene encoding histidinol-phosphatase gives MSMTISSPTGLTDQTIAETLIAGANAARASTLGRFRTQLAVDNKFSSGFDPVTEADREAEMRIREVIAARFPDHGIIGEEWDTKDTATRFNWIIDPIDGTRAFISGVPVWGTLIGLTHEGRAIAGLMEQPYTGERWLAVGGRLEHTRNDQPVPTAVSTVTKLSQARTSTTDPGLFSGPQLSAWTQLSARALQVRYGLDCYAYCLLASGHIDLVVEAGLKDVDIAPLIPIIEAAGGIVTTWDGGRAERGGTCIAAATEQLHEEAMRVLRDAMLDQ, from the coding sequence ATGTCCATGACAATTTCGTCACCAACCGGCCTGACCGATCAGACCATCGCCGAAACCCTGATCGCCGGTGCAAATGCCGCGAGAGCCTCGACTTTGGGCCGGTTCAGAACCCAACTTGCTGTGGATAACAAGTTTTCGTCCGGCTTCGATCCGGTCACCGAGGCCGACCGGGAGGCCGAAATGCGGATCCGGGAGGTGATCGCCGCCCGCTTTCCCGATCACGGCATCATAGGGGAAGAGTGGGACACAAAGGACACGGCAACGCGGTTCAACTGGATCATCGATCCCATCGACGGCACGCGGGCCTTTATCTCGGGCGTTCCCGTCTGGGGCACGCTGATCGGCCTGACCCATGAGGGCAGGGCCATCGCCGGGCTCATGGAACAGCCCTACACCGGCGAGCGCTGGCTTGCGGTCGGCGGCAGGCTCGAGCACACGCGCAACGACCAGCCGGTCCCCACGGCCGTCAGCACGGTGACAAAACTGTCGCAGGCCCGCACCAGCACCACCGATCCTGGCTTGTTCAGTGGCCCTCAGCTTTCCGCATGGACCCAGTTGAGCGCCCGCGCCCTGCAGGTCCGCTACGGGCTCGATTGCTACGCCTATTGTCTTCTGGCCTCCGGCCATATCGACCTGGTCGTTGAAGCAGGCCTCAAAGACGTCGACATCGCCCCCTTGATCCCCATCATCGAGGCGGCGGGGGGCATCGTCACCACCTGGGATGGCGGCCGCGCCGAACGCGGCGGCACCTGCATCGCCGCCGCAACCGAACAACTGCACGAAGAAGCAATGCGCGTCCTGCGCGACGCCATGCTCGACCAATAA
- a CDS encoding N-formylglutamate amidohydrolase → MDFNDRAIKGLGVQSDYSDRPAFETIRPRRQVAPIIVNSSHSGRDYPARFLKLSRLNEMAIRQSEDAWVDEIFGRAPHMGLPMLRANFPRAYLDVNREPYELDPKMFRDPLPDHFNTTSPRIAAGLGTIARIVSENRPIYRERLALEDALMRIEGIYKPYHKTLQTLLSETLGHFGVAVLIDCHSMPRLNRGNDRTAPDVVLGDRYGTTCAPVLIDTVEAVFAGAGLNVARNRPYAGGHTTRAYGRPQYGIHAIQIEFSRHLYMHELTLQKHQGFSVMQKLAETLLATLVRFDAVSLARTQLAAE, encoded by the coding sequence TTGGATTTCAACGACCGCGCCATCAAGGGGTTGGGTGTGCAATCAGACTATTCCGACAGACCTGCCTTTGAAACCATCCGCCCGCGGCGCCAGGTTGCCCCCATCATCGTCAATTCTTCTCATTCGGGCCGTGATTATCCGGCGCGGTTTTTAAAACTCTCCCGGCTCAACGAGATGGCCATTCGCCAGTCCGAAGACGCCTGGGTCGACGAGATTTTCGGGCGCGCCCCCCATATGGGCCTGCCGATGCTGCGCGCCAATTTCCCCCGCGCCTATCTCGATGTGAATCGCGAGCCCTATGAGCTCGATCCCAAAATGTTCCGCGATCCCCTGCCCGACCATTTCAACACCACTTCGCCGCGCATCGCGGCGGGCCTGGGCACCATTGCCCGCATCGTTTCGGAAAACCGCCCCATCTATCGTGAGCGCCTGGCGCTCGAAGACGCGCTCATGCGCATCGAGGGCATCTACAAGCCCTACCACAAGACCCTGCAGACCCTTTTGAGCGAAACGCTTGGCCATTTCGGTGTCGCCGTGCTCATCGACTGCCATTCCATGCCGCGGCTCAACCGGGGCAATGACCGCACGGCGCCCGACGTGGTGCTGGGCGACCGCTACGGCACCACCTGCGCCCCGGTTCTCATCGATACGGTGGAAGCGGTGTTCGCCGGTGCCGGATTGAACGTCGCCCGCAACCGCCCTTACGCCGGCGGGCACACCACCCGCGCCTATGGCCGGCCTCAATATGGCATTCATGCCATACAGATCGAATTTTCCCGCCACCTCTACATGCACGAATTGACCTTGCAGAAGCATCAGGGGTTTTCGGTCATGCAAAAGCTTGCCGAAACCCTGCTGGCAACGCTCGTGCGGTTCGACGCGGTCTCGCTGGCGCGCACGCAACTGGCCGCCGAATAA
- the cpdR gene encoding cell cycle two-component system response regulator CpdR — protein MSQSLNRILLAEDDADMRRFLTRALKNAGYDVVAFDNGKSAYERLREEPFTLLLSDIVMPEMDGIELARRATELDPDLKVMFITGFAAVALNPDSEAPKGASVLSKPFHLRELVGEVERLLAA, from the coding sequence ATGAGCCAATCGCTGAACCGGATTTTGCTGGCCGAAGACGACGCCGACATGCGCCGGTTTTTGACACGGGCACTCAAGAATGCCGGCTATGACGTGGTGGCGTTCGACAATGGCAAATCGGCCTATGAGCGGCTGCGCGAAGAGCCCTTTACGCTGCTTTTGAGCGATATCGTGATGCCGGAAATGGACGGGATCGAACTGGCGCGGCGCGCCACCGAACTCGATCCGGATCTGAAAGTGATGTTCATCACCGGTTTTGCCGCCGTGGCGCTCAACCCCGACAGCGAAGCCCCCAAGGGGGCCTCGGTGCTTTCCAAGCCCTTCCACCTGCGGGAGCTGGTGGGGGAAGTGGAGCGGCTTTTGGCTGCTTAG
- a CDS encoding branched-chain amino acid ABC transporter permease: MSDQTLAEPTPRAQGRTMGVPRHHIVIFAGLLVFLVLAPLFLYPVFLMKVLCFALFACAFNLLLGYGGLLSFGHAAYFGGAAYVSAHAAKVWGFTPEISILLGTGSAALLGLVIGALAIRRQGIYFAMVTLAFAQMVYFFALQAPFTGGEDGIQAVPRNMLFGLFDISNDTAFYFFVLFIAFGGLLLIYRIIHSPFGQVLKAIRENEPRARSLGYHVNRYKLAVFVLSATLAGAAGATKALVFQLASLTDVHWSMSGEVVLMALLGGMHTVFGPIMGAAIIVTMQNYFASFGAWVTVLQGTIFVIAVLMFREGIVGVLGKWLKKPM, translated from the coding sequence ATGAGCGATCAGACTCTGGCTGAACCGACACCGCGCGCCCAGGGCCGCACCATGGGCGTCCCGCGCCATCACATAGTGATCTTTGCCGGCCTTCTGGTGTTCCTTGTCCTCGCACCGCTCTTTCTCTATCCGGTCTTTCTGATGAAGGTCCTGTGCTTTGCGCTGTTTGCCTGCGCCTTCAATCTGTTGCTTGGCTATGGCGGCCTGCTCTCGTTCGGCCATGCCGCCTATTTCGGCGGCGCGGCCTACGTCTCGGCGCACGCCGCCAAGGTCTGGGGCTTCACGCCCGAAATCTCCATTCTGCTCGGCACCGGCTCAGCCGCCCTTTTGGGGCTGGTGATCGGCGCGCTGGCCATCCGCCGCCAGGGCATCTATTTCGCCATGGTGACGCTGGCCTTTGCCCAGATGGTCTATTTCTTCGCCCTGCAGGCACCCTTTACCGGCGGCGAGGACGGCATCCAGGCCGTGCCGCGCAACATGCTGTTCGGGCTTTTCGATATTTCGAACGACACCGCGTTCTATTTCTTCGTCCTGTTCATCGCCTTTGGCGGCCTGCTGCTCATTTACCGCATCATCCATTCGCCCTTCGGCCAGGTCCTCAAGGCCATACGCGAAAACGAGCCCCGCGCCCGCTCGCTGGGGTACCACGTCAATCGCTACAAGCTGGCCGTCTTCGTGCTCTCGGCTACCCTGGCCGGTGCCGCAGGCGCCACCAAGGCGCTGGTGTTCCAACTCGCCTCGCTGACCGACGTTCACTGGTCCATGTCGGGCGAAGTGGTGCTGATGGCGCTGCTGGGCGGCATGCACACGGTCTTCGGCCCCATAATGGGCGCCGCGATCATCGTGACCATGCAGAACTATTTCGCCAGCTTCGGCGCCTGGGTCACCGTGCTGCAGGGCACGATCTTCGTCATCGCCGTTCTGATGTTCCGCGAGGGCATCGTGGGCGTCCTCGGCAAATGGCTCAAAAAACCCATGTAG
- a CDS encoding branched-chain amino acid ABC transporter permease — protein MFEIFGIPAAALFGQLLLGLINGSFYALLSLGLAVIFGLLNIINFTHGAQYMMGAFVAWMLLTYAGIPYWWALLLVPVIVGATGIVIERLMISRLYHLDHLYGLLLTFGLALIIQGLFRNQYGVSGLAYTIPSQLQGGTNLGFMFLPNYRAWVVVASVVVCFGTWFLIEKTPLGAYLRAATENPTMVGAFGINVPRLITLTYGFGVGLAALAGVLAAPIYSVNPNMGADLIIVVFAVVVIGGMGSILGAILTGFGLGIVEGLTRVFYPEGSAVVIFVIMAIVLLVKPAGLFGRTV, from the coding sequence ATGTTCGAGATCTTCGGCATTCCGGCTGCCGCCCTGTTCGGGCAATTGCTGCTCGGGCTGATCAACGGATCGTTCTACGCCCTGCTCAGCCTCGGGCTGGCGGTGATCTTCGGTCTGCTCAACATCATCAATTTCACCCACGGCGCCCAATACATGATGGGTGCGTTCGTGGCCTGGATGCTGCTCACCTATGCCGGGATTCCCTATTGGTGGGCCCTGCTGCTCGTCCCGGTCATTGTCGGCGCGACAGGCATCGTGATCGAGCGGTTGATGATCTCGAGGCTTTATCATCTCGACCATCTTTACGGCCTTCTGTTGACCTTCGGTCTGGCGCTGATCATCCAGGGCCTGTTCCGCAATCAGTATGGCGTGTCGGGCCTGGCCTATACCATTCCCTCCCAATTGCAGGGGGGCACCAATCTTGGCTTCATGTTCCTGCCCAATTACCGCGCCTGGGTGGTCGTTGCCTCGGTCGTTGTGTGCTTTGGCACCTGGTTTTTGATCGAAAAGACCCCGCTGGGCGCCTATCTGCGCGCCGCCACCGAAAACCCCACAATGGTGGGCGCCTTCGGCATCAACGTGCCGCGTCTCATCACGCTGACCTACGGGTTCGGCGTAGGTCTGGCGGCGCTCGCCGGCGTCCTTGCCGCCCCGATCTATTCGGTCAATCCCAATATGGGCGCCGATCTGATCATCGTGGTGTTCGCCGTCGTGGTGATCGGCGGCATGGGCTCGATCCTCGGGGCCATCCTCACCGGGTTCGGCCTTGGGATCGTCGAAGGGCTGACCCGGGTGTTTTATCCCGAAGGCTCCGCCGTCGTCATCTTCGTCATCATGGCCATCGTGCTTTTGGTCAAACCCGCTGGTCTGTTCGGAAGGACCGTATAA